In Centroberyx gerrardi isolate f3 chromosome 11, fCenGer3.hap1.cur.20231027, whole genome shotgun sequence, the following are encoded in one genomic region:
- the hmgn1b gene encoding non-histone chromosomal protein HMG-like: MPKRSKTAIAAEGVLPKRRSARLVDRPAPAKAEPKPKPKKAPAKPKKAKEVEKAKPEEKEAEAPAENGEAKAEEEAPATEAADEKDEAAE; encoded by the exons ACAGCCATTGCAGCTGAAGGAGTGCTG CCCAAGAGGAGATCTGCCAGGTTGGTAGAT AGACCTGCACCCGCAAAGGCAGAGCCCAAGCCCAAGCCAAAG AAGGCACCTGCAAAGCCTAAGAAAGCTAAAGAGGTGGAGAAGGCCAAGCCtgaggagaaagaggcagaggctCCCGCTGAGAATGGCGAAGCCAAAGCTGAGGAAGAG GCACCAGCTACAGAAGCAGCCGATGAGAAAGATGAGGCAGCAGAATAA